The Budorcas taxicolor isolate Tak-1 chromosome 18, Takin1.1, whole genome shotgun sequence genome window below encodes:
- the RELB gene encoding LOW QUALITY PROTEIN: transcription factor RelB (The sequence of the model RefSeq protein was modified relative to this genomic sequence to represent the inferred CDS: deleted 1 base in 1 codon): MPSRRVARSSAAPELGPLGSADLSSLSLAVSRTTDELEIIDEYIKENGFGLEGAQPGPGEGLPRLVSRGAASLSTVTLGPAAPPPPATPPPWGCTLGRLVPPAAGAGPRPHLVITEQPKQRGMRFRYECEGRSAGSILGESSTEASKTLPAIELRDCGGLREVEVTACLVWKDWPHRVHPHSLVGKDCTDGVCRVRLRPHVSPRHSFNNLGIQCVRKKEIEAAIERKIQLGIDPYNAGSLKNHQEVDMNVVRICFQASYRDQQGQMRRMDPVLSEPVYDKKSTNTSELRICRINKESGPCTGGEELYLLCDKVQKEDISVVFSRASWEGRADFSQADVHRQIAIVFKTPPYEDLEIVEPVTVNVFLQRLTDGVCSEPLPFTYLPRDHDSYGVDKKRKRGLPDVLGELNSSDPHGIESKRRRKKPVFLDQFLPSHGSGPYLPPSVLLPDTDFFPGTVSLPSLEPPGGPDLLDDSFPYDPAAPTLLTMLDMLPPAPPLTSAVAGNGGAGAAVGEPPGPEPLTLDSYQAPGPGDGGTASLVGSNMFPNQYREAGFGGGLLSPGPEAT, from the exons ATGCCGAGTCGCCGCGTCGCCAGATCGTCCGCTGCGCCGGAGCTCGGGCCCTTGG GGTCCGCTGACCTCTCCTCGCTCTCTCTCGCCGTTTCCAGGACCACGG ATGAATTGG AGATCATCGACGAGTACATCAAGGAGAATGGCTTCGGCTTGGAGGGGGCGCAGCCCGGCCCGGGCGAGGGGCTGCCACGCCTGGTATCTCGCGGGGCGGCCTCCCTGAGCACCGTCACCCTGGGCCCCGcggcc cccccgcccccggccacgCCGCCGCCCTGGGGCTGCACCCTGGGCCGGCTGGTGCCCCCGGCCGCGGGCGCCGGGCCGCGGCCGCACCTGGTCATCACCGAGCAGCCCAAGCAGCGCGGCATGCGCTTCCGCTATGAGTGCGAGGGCCGCTCGGCCGGCAGCATCCTCGGAGAGAGCAGCACCGAAGCCAGCAAGACGCTGCCCGCCATCGAG CTCCGGGACTGTGGAGGGCTGCGGGAGGTGGAGGTGACCGCCTGCCTGGTGTGGAAGGACTGGCCTCACCGAGTTCATCCCCACAGCCTCGTGGGGAAAGACTGCACAGATGGCGTCTGCAGGGTGCGGCTCCGGCCTCATGTCAGCCCTCGGCACAG CTTTAACAACCTGGGCATCCAGTGTGTGAGGAAGAAGGAGATCGAGGCTGCCATTGAGCGGAAGATTCAGCTGGGCATTGACCCCTACAATG CTGGGTCCCTGAAGAACCATCAGGAGGTAGACATGAATGTTGTGAGGATTTGCTTCCAGGCCTCATACAGGGACCAGCAAGGACAGATGCGCCGCATGGACCCTGTGCTCTCTGAGCCTGTCTACGACAAGA AGTCTACAAACACATCGGAGCTACGGATTTGCCGAATCAACAAGGAGAGTGGGCCGTGCACGGGTGGCGAGGAGCTCTACCTACTGTGCGACAAGGTGCAGAAAG AGGATATATCGGTGGTGTTCAGCAGAGCCTCCTGGGAAGGCCGGGCTGACTTCTCCCAGGCTGATGTGCACCGCCAGATTGCCATTGTGTTCAAGACACCACCCTACGAGGACCTGGAGATCGTTGAACCTGTGACAGTGAACGTCTTTCTGCAGCGGCTTACTGATGGGGTCTGCAGTGAGCCTCTGCCCTTCACCTACCTGCCTCGGGACCATG ACAGCTATGGCGTGGACAAGAAGCGGAAACGGGGGCTGCCTGACGTCCTTGGGGAGCTGAATAGCTCTG ATCCCCATGGCATTGAGAGCAAACGACGGAGGAAAAAACCAGTCTTCCTGGATCAATTCCTGCCTAGCCATGGCTCAG GACCGTACCTCCCGCCGTCAGTGCTGCTACCCGACACAGACTTCTTCCCGGGCACCGTATCCCTCCCCAGCCTGGAACCCCCCGGCGGGCCAGACCTCCTGGACGACAGCTTTCCCTACGACCCCGCTGCCCCCACGCTCTTGACCATGCTGGACATGTTGCCCCCAGCGCCACCACTCACCAGCGCTGTCGCGGGCAACGGCGGTGCAGGGGCTGCGGTCGGGGAGCCCCCCGGCCCCGAGCCGCTGACGCTGGACTCTTACCAGGCCCCGGGCCCCGGGGACGGAGGCACTGCCAGCCTCGTGGGCAGCAACATGTTCCCCAACCAGTACCGTGAGGCCGGCTTTGGGGGTGGCCTCCTGTCCCCGGGCCCTGAGGCCACGTAG